The Actinomycetota bacterium DNA window TGTTCTGGAGAGCCTCCCGGATCGGCTCGAACAGGTTCTGCCAGTCCTCCCTGTCCTTCGTGAAGTCGAGGTCCTGGACGGCCCACTGCTGCTTCTCCCAGCGGTCGTACAGGTCCATCGCCGACGGCCGCGCCTGCATCATGTGGTCCATCTGCTTGTAGACGTCGTCGACGTCGACCTTGCGCAGGCCCTCGACGTCCGCCTCGTCCACGGCCCGGACGACTTCCTCGATCGGTCGCACCATCTCGACCCTCCCTGATCAATGGAGCCCGACGCGGCCAGTGTACGCAACAGTGCATTTGCCGTATCGGCGGAGTGACTGGTGAGATGCACCGATGACCCCCCGCGCCCTCGTCGTGGACTTCGGCGGCGTCCTCACCCCGTCCGTGCGGGAGTCATACACCGCCTTCTGCGAGTCGGAGGGCATCGACCCCCAGCGGTTCCGCGCGGTGATCCGCGAGGCGTACCGAGGGGGCGGGGACGACCATGCGCTGGTCGCGGTCGAGCTCGGGCTCATCACCCGGGAGCAGTTCGAGGAGCGCCTCGCGGCCCTGCTCTCCGACGGGCTGGCACAGCCCATCGACCCCAGCGGTCTGACCCTGAGGATCTTCGGGGCCCCCTATCCGGTCCCGGAGATGCTCGAGGTGGTGGGGCGGGTCCGGGAGACGGGTGCGGCCACCGCGATGCTCTCCAACTCGCTCGGAGACATCGAGTACCCCCCGGAGGTCGTCTCGCTCTTCGACGAGGTGGTGCTCTCGGGCCGGGTCGGCCTGCGCAAGCCGGACCCGCGCATCTTCGAGCACACGCTCGAGCTCCTCGGCGTCCGGGCCGCGGAGACGGTGTTCGTCGACGATGCCCGGCCCAACGTCGAAGCGGCTCGCGGGCTCGGCATGGAGGCGATCCTGCACGACCGGCCCGGAGAGACCGTCGCAAGTCTCAGGAAGCTCTTCCGACTGGACTGACCTCACCCGCGGCGACGGACGAGGAGCACTACGAGGGCCGCACCCGCCGCGGCGGCTCCCAGCGGCCACCACGGACCGGGGCCACGCCCCCGACCCTCACCCGGCGCGGGCGGCTCCCATCGGACCTCCCCCGCTATCGCGAGGGGCGCGTCGTCTACGGACCCCGGCGTCGACCACCTCAACACCACCCGCGGACGATCCCCGAGGTCGTAGCCGGCGTCTGGCTCGGGCAGCCTGGCCCGATACTCGAGCCAGGTCCAGACCGGCTGAGGCGAGACCCGCTCGAAGGCCGGGTCGGCGTACGGGTCGGCCTCCGGCGGGACATCCTGGATGACCTGGGCACCCGACATGTACCAGGTGGGCGAGCGCTTGTTGGCCCAGACACCGTCGGGACCGATCCTGAGGAAGGGCTCCCCGCTCAGACCTGCGAACCCGAGGGTCGAGCTGCCCGGGTAGCGCACGAACAGGGCGGGGACGGGTCCGTCGAGGACCCGCACCTCGAGGTCGGGAACGGCAGGGGTCACCCCGGACAGGCTCGCGGTCAGGTGACCGTGCAGACCCACCTCCTCCGTCCGGCCCTCGACCTTCAGACGTCGGTCGTCGACCTCGAGCACGATGCTCCATCCGCGCGACCGCTCTCCCGGGTCCAGCCTGGCTCGCGGGTCGAACCACCGCCACACCCCGGAGCCCCCGACCACAACCCATTCGGGCGGTCCCGCACCGCGGGGGCCGGAACCTCGGCCCAGGGGGTCGAGGGACCGATGGGCGAACGGCGATGCCCGGTTCATCTCGGCCCGGTCGCGCGCCACGCGGACGAAGGGGGCACCCGTGTCGTCGAGCACGGTGACGACCCGCTGGGTGGTGTTGGTGAGCTGGATCACGGGGGCGATCGACTGCAGGACCTCCACCTCGAGCCCGGGGAGGTCCGGGGCCTGCGTGATCGCTGCGCGTTGAGGGACCTCGTTGCCGTGCGCGGAGGCCGGCGGTGCGCCCGGACCGACCAGGGAGAGGAGAGCGGCGACCGCGCCCGTGAGCGCGGCCGCCGGCCTGATCTCCCCTCCCCCCAAGCTCAGGCGCCGGGCATCGGGTCCGATGTCGGGGTCGG harbors:
- a CDS encoding HAD family phosphatase, whose product is MTPRALVVDFGGVLTPSVRESYTAFCESEGIDPQRFRAVIREAYRGGGDDHALVAVELGLITREQFEERLAALLSDGLAQPIDPSGLTLRIFGAPYPVPEMLEVVGRVRETGAATAMLSNSLGDIEYPPEVVSLFDEVVLSGRVGLRKPDPRIFEHTLELLGVRAAETVFVDDARPNVEAARGLGMEAILHDRPGETVASLRKLFRLD